From Pseudarthrobacter equi, a single genomic window includes:
- a CDS encoding 1,4-dihydroxy-2-naphthoate polyprenyltransferase, translating into MATAAQWVQGARLRTLPAAIAPVLIGSAAAYAMDSFLLPNAILAALVALLLQVGVNFANDYSDGIRGTDDDRVGPLRLVGSGAAKPEHVKRAAFVTFAGAMVFGLALVVITQSWWLILVGLGCVMAAWGYTGGKNPYGYMGLGDVFVFVFFGLVATLGTTYTQAGQVSLPAVIGAIGTGLIATALLMANNVRDIPTDMQAGKKTLAVRLGDKHARESYVLMLAVAILLVVILAPGRPWMLIVLLLIPACLMPAWLMINGRKRKSLIPVLKQTGLINLGYSVLFSLGLVLSHGF; encoded by the coding sequence GTGGCAACAGCCGCCCAATGGGTCCAAGGCGCACGCCTGAGGACGCTTCCCGCCGCGATTGCGCCGGTGCTCATCGGCTCCGCCGCCGCCTATGCAATGGATTCATTCCTTCTGCCCAACGCCATCCTGGCAGCGCTGGTGGCCCTCCTGCTCCAGGTGGGCGTGAACTTCGCCAACGACTACTCGGACGGCATCCGCGGAACGGACGATGACCGCGTGGGTCCGCTGCGCCTGGTGGGCTCCGGAGCCGCCAAGCCAGAGCACGTCAAGCGGGCTGCGTTCGTAACCTTCGCCGGCGCCATGGTGTTCGGGCTGGCACTGGTGGTCATCACCCAAAGCTGGTGGCTCATCCTGGTTGGCCTCGGCTGCGTCATGGCCGCCTGGGGCTACACCGGCGGCAAGAACCCTTACGGCTACATGGGCCTGGGCGACGTCTTCGTGTTCGTTTTCTTCGGCCTGGTGGCCACCCTCGGAACCACCTACACCCAGGCCGGGCAGGTCAGCCTGCCAGCAGTCATCGGCGCCATCGGCACCGGGCTGATTGCCACCGCCCTGCTCATGGCCAACAACGTCCGCGACATCCCCACGGACATGCAGGCCGGCAAGAAGACGCTCGCCGTGCGGCTGGGAGACAAGCACGCCCGCGAAAGCTACGTGCTGATGCTTGCCGTCGCCATCCTGCTGGTGGTCATCCTGGCTCCGGGACGGCCGTGGATGCTCATTGTCCTGCTGCTGATCCCGGCCTGCCTCATGCCGGCCTGGCTGATGATCAACGGCCGCAAGCGCAAGAGCCTGATCCCCGTGCTCAAGCAGACCGGGTTGATCAACCTTGGCTACAGCGTCCTGTTCTCACTGGGACTGGTACTCAGCCACGGCTTCTGA
- a CDS encoding DUF4229 domain-containing protein, which produces MAFLKYSLIRLALFVPLFVVFMLLELGALMSVVFAGVIAFAVSYLFFQKQRDAATANLHHRFSGKAKPLRSAGEVQDANAEDALLDANPDVAINNDARNPKPRN; this is translated from the coding sequence GTGGCCTTTTTGAAATATTCCCTGATCCGCCTGGCGCTCTTCGTGCCGTTGTTCGTCGTTTTCATGCTCCTGGAGCTGGGCGCCCTGATGTCGGTAGTCTTCGCCGGAGTGATCGCGTTCGCCGTGAGCTACCTGTTCTTCCAGAAGCAGCGGGACGCTGCAACGGCAAACCTGCACCACCGTTTCTCCGGCAAGGCCAAGCCGCTGCGCTCCGCGGGCGAGGTCCAGGATGCCAACGCCGAGGACGCCCTGCTGGATGCCAACCCGGACGTCGCCATCAACAATGACGCCAGGAACCCCAAGCCCCGCAACTGA
- a CDS encoding PLD nuclease N-terminal domain-containing protein, whose amino-acid sequence MLLRVALAVAVLVIFVYGLVDVIRTDGRLTRGISKPAWIVVMIILPVLGAILWLLIGRPRDAAPQQQGYRHPTAPDDDPEFLRNLEVRRRNEAEAARLKKLKDDLEAKARDADGNKGKHENDHDTDGLK is encoded by the coding sequence ATGCTTCTCCGTGTGGCTTTGGCCGTGGCTGTCCTCGTCATCTTTGTGTATGGCCTCGTGGACGTGATCCGTACCGATGGCCGACTCACCCGCGGAATTTCTAAGCCCGCCTGGATCGTGGTCATGATCATCCTGCCCGTGCTGGGCGCGATTCTTTGGCTCCTCATTGGCCGTCCCCGTGACGCAGCACCGCAGCAGCAGGGTTACCGCCACCCCACCGCCCCGGACGATGATCCGGAGTTCCTCCGCAATCTCGAAGTCCGCCGCCGCAACGAGGCAGAAGCCGCGCGGCTGAAGAAGCTCAAGGACGATCTCGAGGCCAAGGCCAGGGACGCCGACGGTAACAAGGGCAAGCACGAAAACGACCACGATACCGACGGACTGAAGTAG
- a CDS encoding dynamin family protein: MTADTVAGAAGLVRDALDVYADDPAAVALLEGYGQRLAEPLRIAIAGMVKAGKSTLLNAIIGEEIAPTDTGECTRIVTWYRYGRTPRIMLHPRDGEPRPLPLKRVDGRLVFVLGDVRAEDAERLEVEWPSPTLRTMTLIDTPGIASLSEDVSALATGFLTPADAPSQADAIVYLMRHMHASDLRFLESFKDTESGRSGTVNALAVLSRADEVGAGRIDSLLSAGDIAERYRRDHNLRKLALGVVPVAGLLAQTARSLRQQDFASLQLLAGLDRAAREKMMLSADRFLRGSEPERLTSEARASLLARFGLFGIRLAVVLIRNGFNEPTPLAHELARRSGLDPLLELLERQFQARAGALKARTALVGVEALLRSSPREGTEELSGSLERLQANAHEFRELRLLATLRTTGVALKPDLAADAERLVGGLGAATHVRLGLEAAATPDELSDEARRCLLRWRALAENPLTERSAIDACRVVIRSCEGVLAESSALQRQRSA; the protein is encoded by the coding sequence ATGACTGCGGATACCGTTGCCGGGGCAGCGGGCCTGGTCCGGGACGCCCTGGACGTCTACGCTGACGACCCCGCTGCAGTGGCCCTGCTGGAGGGGTACGGGCAGCGGCTGGCAGAGCCCCTCCGCATAGCCATCGCCGGCATGGTCAAAGCCGGCAAATCAACGCTCCTGAACGCCATCATCGGCGAGGAAATCGCGCCCACGGACACCGGTGAGTGCACCCGGATCGTCACCTGGTACCGGTACGGCCGCACGCCCCGCATCATGCTCCACCCGCGCGACGGCGAGCCGAGGCCGCTGCCCCTGAAACGGGTGGACGGGCGGCTGGTGTTCGTCCTGGGTGACGTCCGGGCCGAAGACGCCGAGCGGCTGGAGGTCGAGTGGCCCTCGCCCACGCTGCGGACCATGACGCTGATCGATACCCCCGGCATCGCGTCGCTGTCCGAGGATGTGTCAGCCCTCGCCACCGGCTTCCTCACTCCGGCGGACGCACCGTCGCAGGCTGACGCGATCGTATACCTGATGCGGCATATGCACGCTTCGGACCTGCGGTTCCTGGAATCGTTCAAGGACACCGAATCGGGGAGGTCAGGTACCGTCAACGCGCTGGCCGTGCTGTCCCGGGCCGATGAGGTGGGCGCGGGCCGCATTGACTCGCTGCTCTCCGCCGGCGACATCGCCGAACGGTACCGGCGCGACCACAACCTCCGGAAGCTGGCGCTGGGGGTGGTCCCGGTGGCGGGCCTGCTGGCCCAGACCGCCCGAAGCCTCCGGCAACAGGACTTCGCCTCGCTTCAGCTGCTGGCGGGGCTTGACCGCGCGGCCCGGGAGAAGATGATGCTCTCGGCGGACCGGTTCCTCCGCGGCTCCGAACCAGAACGGCTGACGTCCGAGGCCCGGGCTTCCCTGCTTGCCAGGTTCGGACTGTTCGGCATCCGGCTGGCCGTGGTCCTTATCCGCAACGGCTTCAATGAACCCACCCCGCTGGCCCACGAACTTGCCCGGCGCAGCGGCCTGGATCCGTTGCTGGAACTGTTGGAGCGGCAGTTCCAGGCCCGGGCCGGGGCCCTCAAGGCGCGTACGGCGCTGGTAGGGGTCGAGGCGCTCCTGCGGTCCAGTCCGCGCGAAGGAACGGAGGAACTCTCCGGCTCCCTTGAACGGCTGCAGGCCAATGCGCATGAATTCCGCGAACTGCGGCTGCTGGCAACACTGCGCACCACGGGTGTCGCACTGAAACCCGATCTTGCCGCTGACGCGGAACGCCTCGTCGGCGGACTGGGTGCCGCCACCCACGTGAGGCTGGGCCTGGAGGCGGCAGCCACTCCGGATGAGCTTTCCGACGAGGCCCGGCGGTGCCTGCTGCGGTGGCGGGCCCTTGCCGAGAATCCACTCACGGAACGCTCGGCCATCGATGCCTGCCGTGTGGTGATCCGCAGCTGCGAGGGCGTACTGGCGGAATCATCAGCTCTGCAGCGGCAGCGCAGCGCCTAA